A genomic region of Coraliomargarita sinensis contains the following coding sequences:
- a CDS encoding NUDIX hydrolase has product MTSVLPFKISALVFVRNPDGEHLLIERRKAPNLGCWSPIGGKLDMRLGESPYECARREVMEEINLSLEDQDLHCFGYISEKSYEGSGHWLMFLFNCLRTIDALPPEIDEGRFRFYSRKAIDALAIPETDRTLLWPYYDRFADGFIGIRADCDPSGKLSLTEELKLNGS; this is encoded by the coding sequence ATGACATCCGTTCTTCCTTTTAAAATAAGCGCACTCGTTTTTGTTCGAAACCCTGACGGGGAGCATTTGTTGATTGAGCGGCGCAAAGCCCCAAACCTTGGCTGCTGGAGCCCGATCGGGGGAAAACTGGACATGCGTCTGGGCGAGTCGCCCTACGAGTGTGCCCGGCGTGAGGTCATGGAGGAGATCAACCTTTCCCTGGAGGACCAGGACCTGCACTGTTTCGGCTACATTTCGGAAAAAAGTTACGAAGGCTCCGGGCACTGGCTCATGTTTCTCTTTAATTGTCTGCGGACGATCGACGCGCTGCCTCCGGAGATCGATGAAGGAAGGTTCCGCTTCTACAGCAGAAAGGCGATCGACGCGCTTGCGATCCCGGAAACCGACCGCACCTTGCTTTGGCCTTACTATGATCGTTTCGCCGATGGCTTTATCGGGATACGAGCAGACTGCGACCCTTCCGGCAAACTCAGCCTCACCGAGGAACTCAAGCTAAACGGAAGCTAA
- the pilM gene encoding pilus assembly protein PilM — protein sequence MSSSKQLIINCGASRVTAAVAEVQAGELNMERWVTVPLDYDFTEDESWLDAVRSALQELSHRHHLSGKASIIIPGNQVLTKTIRIPHVEEAKRAQILAFEAQQNIPYPLHEVVWDSQVVGDDGVETEVLFIACKSNTISEICNMVAGAGFTPERISAATILEFNALQLASRDIEEDVLLINIGARSTNLVFKSEKGFFVRNIQLGGNTLTQNIADSLGKTFPQAEEIKQKFFTEELDYGDDDSGAKLLQGSADAFVRRTSQEITRSIVNYRRQKNAPAPKQILLTGRGSLLRGLSEQLSTSQKIAVDFFDPLKGVVLGGAITAGAEELRLEAGEIIGEAARSIIADSAGVNLLPGDLQAEIDFRSKKPLLVAAAICLALAPWPAFFGYKQISADYEERASALQAEANPLRVRQSEISNLEDKAREVSASIEQVKGLVNSKANWIQFFAELQESLMQAEDVWLDDLAVERGKSDEGDTASYEIALKGQMLVRETASGSGINREVLTNRIKQLQASFENSEFVVTSKPPNINWNSLRNGLNVLPFSINLVVDTSKTL from the coding sequence ATGAGTAGCTCGAAACAATTAATCATTAACTGCGGCGCCAGCCGGGTCACTGCAGCGGTAGCTGAAGTGCAGGCAGGCGAACTGAACATGGAGAGATGGGTCACTGTCCCACTCGACTACGATTTCACTGAAGACGAGTCCTGGCTTGATGCCGTCAGATCCGCCCTGCAAGAACTCTCCCATAGGCACCATTTATCAGGCAAGGCTTCGATTATCATCCCGGGTAATCAGGTTCTGACCAAAACGATCCGCATCCCGCATGTTGAAGAAGCCAAGCGAGCCCAAATCCTCGCTTTTGAGGCGCAGCAGAATATTCCCTATCCTTTGCACGAGGTCGTTTGGGACAGCCAAGTGGTTGGGGATGACGGCGTGGAGACGGAAGTTCTATTCATTGCTTGTAAGTCAAATACCATCAGCGAGATTTGCAACATGGTCGCCGGAGCGGGCTTCACGCCTGAAAGGATCAGTGCCGCGACAATTCTCGAGTTTAATGCACTGCAGTTGGCCTCGCGTGACATCGAAGAGGATGTCCTTCTGATTAACATCGGGGCGCGCTCCACTAATCTCGTCTTCAAGAGCGAAAAAGGCTTTTTCGTTCGGAATATTCAACTGGGGGGGAACACACTCACCCAGAATATCGCGGACAGCCTTGGTAAAACCTTCCCCCAGGCCGAAGAAATCAAGCAGAAGTTTTTTACCGAGGAGCTGGATTATGGCGACGACGATTCGGGAGCAAAGTTGTTGCAAGGCTCCGCCGATGCATTTGTCCGCCGCACAAGCCAGGAAATTACCCGTTCCATCGTAAATTACCGGCGTCAGAAAAATGCACCGGCGCCCAAGCAAATTCTTCTGACCGGTCGCGGATCCCTCCTGCGTGGATTATCCGAACAACTTTCCACCAGTCAGAAGATCGCAGTCGATTTTTTCGACCCGTTAAAAGGTGTTGTCCTTGGCGGTGCAATTACGGCAGGTGCTGAAGAACTGCGACTCGAAGCGGGGGAAATTATTGGCGAAGCCGCCCGGTCGATTATTGCGGACAGTGCCGGAGTCAATCTTCTGCCCGGGGACTTACAGGCTGAGATCGACTTCCGTTCCAAAAAACCGCTGCTTGTCGCGGCGGCAATTTGTCTCGCACTTGCACCCTGGCCGGCGTTCTTCGGCTACAAACAAATCAGTGCCGACTATGAAGAGCGAGCGAGCGCCTTGCAGGCCGAGGCCAATCCATTGCGGGTGCGTCAGTCCGAGATTAGCAACCTCGAAGATAAGGCACGCGAGGTAAGCGCCTCGATTGAGCAAGTTAAAGGGCTGGTCAACTCCAAGGCCAACTGGATCCAGTTTTTCGCGGAATTGCAGGAGAGTCTAATGCAGGCTGAGGACGTTTGGTTGGACGATCTGGCCGTTGAGCGCGGAAAATCCGACGAGGGCGATACGGCCTCTTATGAAATTGCGTTGAAAGGCCAGATGCTTGTTCGCGAGACTGCCAGCGGCAGCGGCATCAACCGTGAAGTCCTGACGAATCGTATCAAGCAGCTACAGGCAAGCTTTGAGAATTCCGAGTTCGTCGTCACTTCCAAGCCGCCGAACATCAACTGGAATAGTCTGCGAAACGGACTCAACGTACTGCCATTCAGCATTAACCTGGTGGTGGATACCTCCAAAACTCTTTAA
- a CDS encoding type II secretion system protein GspD yields MKQYLIACMRPAAVILVMALAFVALLSPQNVQAQTATDKVRLMADTLRARDSGNLEVAKEKAEELIKIAPQDENVQRLLASINRELDSRSSGGDAASPSVFGQAPEVDVEAAMEMDPKATSTNNVIAAAASEQEARIQAAQAAIGEAKQLAQLGAYGDASNLLDSAAASLTLNTATESTLAAVEEAQANVILMEAKSLADAGDLKGAEDLVEDYRAAGGNKRTADSMARSLDEEISDPYRLDVNEVSPEYTSQNKIIRDLLARGRAQFLNGDYDGAQATFKEVEARDANNAEAKLFQTRIATILGNIHSQNHYKTREQMLTEVDQSWERPKVFDISTIEEVGPINEGLQEKLNKTIIPQVNFSGMELTRVIETLSELSAVYDPEGKGLNIVPIFNPNETNPRVNISLRNLNLDRILQFVTQQVNFSYDVGADAVTIQPSDSSGGVSNTFTEFFPITRATVIRLTGVRGGGGSSGPVDPFSAPAASSSGPSASEETEALQSFFQSAGVNFELTGTSLAFDGEQLIVTQTRRNLERMRTILRNYNEVKQVEIEAKFLEVAQNDLDELGFSWGVGDGARELVGTDGFPILDQFGNPTTEYSRVGTTQGRTLNDTFTTDASTAEINISGLDPIPVAPPTLNTAIDLASGAGNLFSATGWSAAGVDVDLAIRALSRKAGSDLMSAPKVTVLSGKKATITVAQELRYPESYGDIESQVGGGNNNNSVNGNGGGSSISITAGTPQDFVTRNVGVELSVTPNVENDDTISLLLEPRVTEFEGFVEYGGPSVAAISGGLGSQSTVVTVPAGFYQPIFSTREMSTEVTIFDGATLVMGGLTRDEIKSFNDKVPVLGNIPGVGRLFRSEGETRQKRNLLVFVTANLISPGGSPARQNYRNVDANSLFQNPTIMTPSGAANRGIDEVTE; encoded by the coding sequence ATGAAACAATACCTCATTGCATGTATGCGCCCTGCTGCGGTTATCCTCGTGATGGCTCTAGCGTTTGTTGCGCTTCTTTCACCACAGAATGTGCAGGCGCAAACTGCCACAGATAAAGTTCGCCTGATGGCAGATACTTTGCGAGCTCGTGATTCAGGCAATCTGGAGGTGGCTAAAGAAAAAGCTGAAGAGCTTATCAAAATTGCCCCGCAGGACGAAAACGTCCAGCGATTGCTCGCCTCGATCAACCGCGAATTGGACAGTCGTTCATCCGGCGGTGACGCAGCATCCCCTTCCGTGTTTGGGCAAGCCCCCGAGGTGGATGTTGAAGCTGCCATGGAAATGGATCCCAAGGCAACCAGCACAAACAACGTGATCGCTGCGGCAGCTTCGGAACAGGAAGCCCGTATTCAGGCGGCACAGGCGGCCATTGGCGAAGCAAAGCAATTGGCACAGTTGGGTGCTTACGGTGACGCCAGCAACCTTCTTGATTCTGCCGCTGCAAGCTTGACCTTGAATACTGCCACGGAAAGCACGCTTGCCGCCGTCGAAGAGGCTCAAGCCAATGTGATCTTGATGGAAGCGAAATCCCTTGCTGACGCGGGAGATTTAAAGGGAGCAGAAGACTTGGTTGAAGACTACCGCGCTGCGGGTGGCAACAAGCGCACTGCAGATTCGATGGCGCGGTCGCTTGACGAAGAAATTTCCGATCCTTACAGACTGGATGTGAACGAAGTCAGTCCTGAGTATACCTCACAAAACAAGATTATCCGTGACTTGCTGGCTCGTGGCCGCGCACAGTTTTTGAATGGCGACTATGACGGAGCACAGGCTACCTTCAAAGAAGTTGAAGCTCGCGATGCCAACAATGCCGAAGCTAAGCTTTTTCAAACAAGAATTGCTACCATTCTCGGCAACATCCACTCGCAGAACCATTACAAGACACGCGAGCAAATGCTAACGGAGGTCGACCAATCATGGGAACGGCCCAAGGTGTTTGACATCTCTACGATTGAAGAAGTCGGACCGATTAACGAAGGTCTGCAAGAAAAGCTGAACAAAACAATCATTCCTCAGGTGAATTTTTCCGGTATGGAGCTCACCCGCGTGATCGAAACGCTTTCAGAGCTCTCTGCAGTTTACGATCCGGAAGGCAAGGGCCTGAATATCGTTCCGATTTTCAATCCCAATGAAACAAACCCCCGGGTTAATATCTCCCTGCGCAATCTGAACCTGGACCGTATTCTCCAGTTTGTGACACAACAGGTCAATTTCTCGTATGACGTTGGTGCCGATGCGGTTACCATTCAGCCCAGTGACAGCTCCGGTGGTGTGTCCAATACCTTTACGGAATTCTTCCCCATCACACGGGCAACGGTGATTCGCCTTACCGGTGTACGTGGTGGAGGCGGTTCCTCCGGACCCGTCGACCCGTTTTCTGCTCCGGCAGCTTCCAGCAGTGGCCCGAGTGCCAGTGAAGAAACCGAAGCGTTGCAGAGCTTCTTCCAGAGTGCAGGGGTGAACTTTGAGCTGACCGGCACAAGCCTGGCGTTCGACGGTGAGCAACTGATTGTCACGCAAACACGCCGTAACCTCGAACGTATGCGCACCATCCTGCGCAACTACAACGAGGTCAAACAGGTCGAAATCGAGGCGAAGTTCCTCGAAGTGGCACAAAATGATCTGGATGAACTCGGCTTTTCCTGGGGTGTTGGCGATGGAGCGCGTGAGCTCGTCGGTACGGACGGTTTCCCGATTCTTGACCAGTTCGGAAATCCGACTACAGAATATTCCCGAGTCGGCACCACTCAGGGCCGTACTCTGAACGATACGTTCACCACGGATGCGTCCACCGCGGAGATCAATATTAGCGGACTTGATCCGATTCCGGTTGCACCTCCTACTCTCAACACTGCTATCGACTTGGCATCCGGCGCGGGTAACCTGTTCTCCGCGACTGGCTGGAGTGCAGCCGGTGTTGATGTCGATCTCGCAATCCGTGCCTTGTCGCGCAAAGCCGGAAGCGACCTGATGAGTGCTCCCAAGGTAACCGTACTTTCGGGCAAAAAGGCGACTATTACGGTCGCACAGGAACTGCGTTACCCGGAAAGTTATGGTGATATCGAATCACAAGTGGGTGGTGGTAACAACAACAACAGCGTCAACGGCAACGGCGGAGGATCTTCCATCTCCATTACCGCTGGTACGCCGCAAGACTTTGTGACTCGTAATGTAGGTGTGGAGCTCTCGGTGACGCCTAACGTCGAAAACGACGATACCATCAGCTTGCTGCTTGAGCCGCGTGTCACTGAGTTTGAAGGCTTCGTTGAGTACGGCGGCCCCAGTGTCGCGGCAATCAGCGGCGGCCTGGGTAGTCAATCGACGGTGGTGACTGTTCCTGCCGGCTTCTATCAGCCGATCTTTTCGACTCGTGAGATGTCCACTGAAGTGACGATCTTCGATGGCGCGACTCTAGTCATGGGCGGCTTAACCCGCGACGAAATCAAAAGTTTCAACGACAAGGTGCCGGTGCTTGGTAATATTCCCGGTGTCGGTCGACTCTTCCGGTCGGAAGGCGAAACTCGTCAAAAGCGTAATCTGTTGGTCTTTGTTACGGCCAACCTGATTAGCCCGGGTGGTTCGCCGGCACGTCAAAACTACCGGAACGTGGATGCGAACTCACTCTTCCAGAATCCTACTATCATGACTCCATCCGGTGCTGCGAATCGCGGGATCGACGAAGTTACTGAGTAA
- a CDS encoding Amuc_1100 family pilus-like protein, giving the protein MSFFKKNLLFCIVVFLCVAAMCAGLFLAFSASGKVKEAKNSLNSAELQLTALLGSDPAPSVDNLQAAKQNLSELQQSLSQIRKELQKGASLSTSEDGVSVMAGIQQYISKFQKATDEHVDETGEPAEIVTPQDFAFGFEQYIDEASMLEDPEKVSLLDKQRQVLSYLLTQLIASDPESIDKVRREVLEEPAGEGAKTFRVDPAVSARVPGAIDTMGFSLTFSGYTDSLRELLNRLSRFDLPIVVRSIEVDRPSGSETVVAPTNRGGADNIFDLFGGGETAGTEEESSEGPKPVIEENISQFTVILELIEVVLPETQTQEDSDTV; this is encoded by the coding sequence ATGAGCTTCTTCAAAAAAAACCTGCTCTTCTGTATTGTTGTCTTCCTTTGCGTCGCAGCAATGTGTGCGGGCCTGTTTCTGGCTTTCTCAGCGTCCGGTAAAGTTAAGGAAGCGAAGAACAGCCTGAATAGTGCGGAGTTGCAACTCACCGCCTTACTCGGCTCGGATCCCGCACCCTCGGTGGACAATCTGCAGGCGGCAAAGCAGAACCTGAGTGAGCTCCAGCAATCCCTATCGCAAATCCGTAAGGAATTGCAGAAGGGGGCCTCGCTCAGCACTTCGGAGGATGGCGTCAGTGTGATGGCTGGCATCCAGCAATACATTTCCAAGTTTCAGAAGGCGACAGACGAACATGTTGATGAGACCGGCGAGCCCGCCGAGATCGTCACACCACAAGACTTCGCCTTCGGCTTTGAGCAATATATCGACGAGGCATCTATGCTGGAAGATCCGGAGAAAGTTTCTCTTCTCGACAAGCAGCGACAAGTATTGAGTTATCTTCTCACGCAGCTGATCGCGTCGGATCCTGAGTCAATTGATAAAGTTCGCCGTGAGGTGTTGGAAGAGCCTGCCGGAGAGGGGGCCAAAACCTTTAGGGTTGATCCAGCCGTCTCAGCGCGAGTGCCCGGCGCGATCGATACGATGGGCTTCAGCTTAACATTCAGCGGGTATACGGATTCCTTGCGCGAACTGCTTAACCGGTTGTCGCGCTTCGACTTGCCAATCGTCGTACGCAGTATTGAAGTGGACCGCCCGTCTGGAAGCGAAACCGTGGTTGCCCCAACAAACCGCGGGGGCGCGGACAATATTTTTGATCTCTTTGGCGGTGGCGAGACTGCCGGCACTGAAGAGGAGTCGAGCGAAGGCCCGAAACCTGTTATCGAAGAGAATATTTCCCAGTTTACGGTCATTCTCGAGCTCATCGAGGTGGTTTTGCCGGAGACGCAAACCCAGGAAGATTCTGACACTGTATGA